Below is a genomic region from Lampris incognitus isolate fLamInc1 chromosome 2, fLamInc1.hap2, whole genome shotgun sequence.
cctacaacaacaaaaaaagagacaaaaaagGTTGTCAGTACTTCTTACCAGGCAGAATGTGTGCTATGAAATATGTTTGGATATTGCCTTGGAAACTCAAGGATTAATTCACACAAAATAGTGTTAAATACTGTAAGATTGCATTTGTGGACTGGTTTTCTGTTTCACCTTATTTGTAATTTAATTTCACAAACTTTTATGTTCTTGAGAAGTTGAAAAAATATGTTTGTATGTTACTCAACATTTATAAAGCAGGCTTCATTTGGTAAAAATGTCAAACTTATTTCTCTACCAAGAACTTAAATTATCTacaatttctttaaaaaaaatcacaatgtgAGAGGAGGTGTTACCTTGGTCAGTGTTTTTTAACATTGTTGTggtactccatccatccactatccaaaccacttatcctgctctcagggtctgcggggatgctggagcatatcccagcagtcattgggcggcaggtggggagacaccctggacaggtcaccaggccatcacagcccccagccccccaacactcactcactcactcactcactcactcactcactcacactcacacacacacacacacacacacacacacacacacacacacacacacacacacacacacacacacacacacacacacacacacacacacacacacacacacacacctggggacaatttagtacggctgattcacctgacctacatgtctttggactgtgggaggaaaccggagcacccggaggaaacctacgcaaacacagggagaacatgcaaattccacacgggacgacccgagacgacccccaaggttggactaccccgggacttgaacccaggacattcttgctgtgaggtgaccacactaaccaccgtgctgcccaccgtCGTGGTACTTACCGTCAGATGTAAACAAATTCAGAAAAAAATCATCATGATCATGTTCACAGATCTTTTTTTCAGTTCTTAGGGATGTATTTCCTTAATGGTTTTCAATAAAGCTGAACAGAATTAGAAACGAGATATACTGTCTTGTAAATTCAAAGGGACACATTTTTGTAGGTCCAGTTGTACAAACTCAAGTTTTCTTTGGGTTTTAGCTCAAAAACAAAACTCTGCTTTACAGCCCAGAGATGTAGATGTACACTGGATTTTGGTTTGTTACTTAAATCACATGCCACTTGCAATTTCAACTTTTAATAGAATGAGCCACATGTCCtctgtgtggtttgcatgttctccccatgtctgcggtgggttttctgcgggtgctccggtttcctcccaccaccaaaaagacgtgcatgttagggttaatactcctgtctgtgcccctgaccaaggcaatagaaagacgAACAGGAATTGGTCCCCGGCGCTGcacggcgactgcccactgctcctagctacacagctaggatgggttaaatgcagagtgtaatttccctacagggcatcaataaagtatctcaaaatcaaaagaacaaaaaaatcaTGTTGAAGCAAGTCAGAGCAATGCAccagtttaataataataaaagaataCATCTGTATCTTTACCAACACTGATAACTGATTGGAAATACTTTGCCCCCATAAACCACTTTATTGTCAACTTAATATCATAACGGATAAGAGTGTTTTGCTTCCTATTCTGTGGTTATGCTCAATAATGGATAATAAAAAACAACTCAcattgaaaaaacaaacaaacaaagaaaccccaaaatgtatatatagatatgtagtATGCCATCCATTTGTGAATTTACCACACATAAATTGCAGTTAATGTGCATGTGTCAAAAGCAAGACAAAAACAATTACACTTAATACCAGGAGTAGCGATACAGAATTTACAACGTCGACATAAATTCATTCGATTTCCCTCTGGATTCCCACGAGGGAAATACTTGACTAGATccttaaataaatagaaaatgatAAACTGCCACGGTGTTAACAGATAGTTAACAGATAGTAAAAAGGGGGAACTTGCATTAATTTTTTTCGATGCATAAATTGGTCTTGGTGCAACACTTTTCCAAAGTCGCATCCCTCTTTTGCATGCTGTATCATGACAACAAACACATCAAAACTTAAatgtaacaacaaaaaaaacaacaaaacatacacaaccaaGGTACAATAATTCAAACAATAAAGCTGCACTTGCCATTCCTTTTTCGATATTGCATAGCTGTGATCAGAGCATACTCAAGCAGGAACAGTATGGACAAATCTTCTGACCACAGGAGTGCTCCATATCCAGGATCATTGGCAAACTGGTCTCAGAATTGAACTACTAAATATCTTATCCATACAGATCCTGGAGCGACTACAGGTGCTTATTGCTGTTTAATAAGCAGTTCATGGTTTGATAAGTATTGGGGCACCATCTGGATAATCTGGTCCTGTCAAATCAGAGAGAAAATAACATGAGGTAGAAAAGTGAATTAATAATCGTTTTCAGCTGCAGTATGTTTGCATCTAATCGTTTCAACATGCGCTAGCTGGATTTTTGCATTGTGACATGCAGCCTCAATTTGCTGAAACAAACACCGTTTCCCGAAGTCATCACAAAACACAAAGTGCATTCTCAGCAACCGCAGCTAAACAACGGGAATGCGTTTCAAATTTGGTTTCGCAACAAAATATTCTGAACACACAGAAAACATGGGGATGCTGCAGGTTTAACTGTGCTCCGTGCCTCCCAGTGCCCCATTAGGATGAGTCTGCAAATCTTTGTAAACCATTCTTACCTCCTTCAAGAGAAGACAAATTAATACCAAGTGTATAAAAGGGggctaaaaaagaagaagaaagaagcaaACTCGGGTCTGGCTGATGATGGTGGGGAATGCAAATAGCAGTAACTATAAGCATGAATAAagcaaaaattaaattaaaaaaaaaagacaggtggGATGGTGCTACAAAGACCATGATCCGTATTATATGATGTTGTCgtcccataataataataataataataataataatgataaggataattataataataatcattacatttatagtgcttttctaggcaCTCCATGGCACTCCCTCTCCTTTTATTCCTTAAGTTTGCCCTCAATGAAATCCTGTATCTTGttaatcttctcctcctgttgatCCAGGAGGTCCAAGATGACCCCCATGGGGGACCTCTTCAGCCCGACACCCTCAATCTTGTTTTCCAGTCTGTTTTTCACGTTGCGCAGCCTCAGAGAAGCATGGACAAGGATCActagaagacaaaaaaaaaaaagttatgtcttttttttttcaatagacAAACATCGTTTTACAGTGAAAATATTACTATGCAGTCAGTGCCTGCCACCAAAACATAATCATAATACAGGCAAAACATATTGTAAAAATGTGAAAGTGAAATGGTACACTGCAACTCACTCAGAGTTGATGGGgtatggggttgggggggggcataTAATTTTATTCCCCTGTGGGACAGATACTCAGTGCATGACATCAGGCAGCAAAAGTAGTTTTGTCCAAATCAACAGTCCTTAGCAACGCATCAACAGAGGAGGTAGTATTCTCCTGGGCAGGACACCGACTGTGCCACCATTTTATTTTTCCACCACATTGCTACAGCTGTCGCTACACTTGTGTTTTTATTcaaacctgtcaatcatctgACTTTGCCCAAGCACAAGGAACAGTCAGACAACAGTCTGCATTAAACCACGGTCACCGAGAATACTCGCTTCCGATTGGCTGGAAGGTGTGCGCTGAAACTGTATAATACACACGTAGTTCAACTCAAGTTTTATCACTGTTCTGAAGTGATACGCTTCTTACGTCCGCTGAGTTGccatgtaaccatagcaacatgcTGAATGAGCAGCAAGCCAGGGGAGCTTTAGCTTAGTGGCTAATTTTTGCTTCATAACCTTTTAATTCTGAATGCAAAACATTCAACCAAAaataagtgaatccttttttttttgtgagtgacCATAGTATAAGCTGGATAATCCACTCAAAGGTGTGCATTAGAGAAGTGGGAACATCTACATCTAGTCCTTTAGTATCTCCTCTATGCTATTAGTAGAAGGTTTTTATATACTTAACATGAAGAATGTATTGTACTTGTCTGCAATACAGTGTCAAACTTTTCTTCAACCCACGTGAATTTAAACTGAGCAAGGAACCTCTCACAGCCTCAATGACTCCATGTTTTAACACTCATTAACCTGCTATTTCTCACTCCCTCCACCAGTCTATGATGTATGGATAAACTGatttctcatccatccatccagccattattcaaaccacttatccttacccagggtcgggggggggggggtgctggagcctatcccagcagtgattgggcggcaggccgggagacaccctggacaggccgcaaggaccatcacagggctactGATTTCTCAGCTCACAGTCAAATACAAATATTTGTAAGAGAGCACATCAATCTGGAATtgacctcttttttttaaaaaaaaaaagaagcttataaACTGCAATTTTATGAGAGTTATGTTAAGGGTTAATAATAATTTTCATGTAGGAATGGAATTAACTTCTCAAGGAAATGATCAAATGCTGTTAAATAATCAACAGATATCTTTATTCATTTCATATTCCGAGTAGATGGGTCTCATTTCCAAAAGAGACTGTTAGGTGAAGGCATGACGAgtgtatgcacacacaaaaaaagatgaGTAAATTTCTTTTTTAAGTGATCTCTGTACTGTATGCAGCACCCTGTTAAGGATTACATACAGCAGGACAGACCTGCATCTTTAACAGAGTTATTCAGCATGGTGCATGGCATATTTACCTGAATAAGACATTTCAACCACAAAATTCAACTGTAAGCCCAGTGACATAAATTTGAAACTTACACAGCAAAGGGAAGGTGATTCCAAAGATGAAGACCATCACTCCACCACAAAGCGACAGCAGGAAGTAACTGGTGCCCATGACCCCGATGACAAACAGAGTGGGATTTTTCTTTTTGAAGTTCTTGATCACAGCCTTGTTCTCTCCAGCCCACACCGAACCCATAAAGACCAGAGTAACCACAGCTCCCCCGAGAAACATACCGATAGGGTTCAGAAACCTGATGATGGAACATTAAAAACACGATGGACCACATTTTCATATGTTATTGAGACGTCAACATTTCATAAGTATAGCACAACCTGCTGGTTGTTACAGCCAACAACCGATACCCTGTTCAATTTTGTAAAAACCACGTGAGTTCATAGTTTCCTGCTGTTAGGCCCAGCTACATTATCTCAAATAACAACACAAATATTTTCATCTCTAGAGACATCAGGTCAAACAGGAATCAAGCCCAACAAAATCGTCATTTGACCTGCGGCTTTGGGAAACCTGCAGCACGGTGCACTTGCAACCTGGAATAAgatgcaaaacattttaaaattGATCTAATTTTTATCCTTAGAGCAATTAAAATTTTTAATTTCATGTCATTTCATTTCCAACCGCTCCTGTTGTTACAGCAAACGAGTCAGCTCGTTTGCTGTAACATTTCAAATtgctttatcttttttttaaagttttcatATGTTAGTATTTTACTAATTTGGTTTCTTATTACTTATATTTTTATCACCATTTGATCGCCGGATGATTTAGATTTTTTTAATGGATTGTCATGCTAAGATTTTGCTGCTTCAAGAATATTGTTCATGGGTTAAAATCTTTCCAAATGTCATGAGCTAATTGTTTGGCAAAAGGTAACTAATTTCGAGGGACAAAGAGTGCATTTCTTTGCTTTATGATTGATCAATGTTCAATGTGGGAGGCCACAGAACGCAGGGCAAGCCCAAGGCTAACTCTGGCGACACGTAAACACACAACTCTGAACATCAAGTGTTGGCATGTGAATGACCAGCATCTCTTTAGGTAAAGGTTTACAGACCATACAAAGGCCAACGTTTGAAAAGGAAATGTCTTTAAACTAGCTGCTCAGGGTGTTTAGCTAAGCCCCAAAAACGGGCTCAACAATGCTAGGTACCAAAAATAGCATTGTGTGGTCATGACAAATGGGTGTGGAACAGAATGCAGGCCAATTTAATTAGCCAACAGACCTAGCCACAGTTAGCACGCCTTACCAGGACTCACTTACCCCACAATGAGGAAAACCACGATAGCCACGGCGAAATAATTCGTCTGATAGTAAAGTAAATTGCTAATCACTCTGTTGTTCCATTTTGTTAAATCAGCAAAATCGGGTTTGGCAAAGCGGTCTGCCCCGGGGAAGAAATCATCCCATGGTCTGAATGGTGCAAGCTCCATCTTTGCCATCGCTGAAGTGTGGGACTGCGTGGATGTTTTGACAGATCAGCTGATCAGACGGCCTTGTACGAGAAGATGGATAAGATCTCGTAGTTTCTCGCGAGAGAGACACTTTAGCCCCTTGGACATTATACGTGCGCTGCATTTTCCCAGAAATGCGCAGCCGTTGTTGCGTTGTAGAAGCCGTGGCACGGAAACGCTATTTACGGCGCAGTAGTGACACACTTAAACCACAGAAGCGATCATCGAGGACATGGGACCGTGAAAGTATGGCGGATGCTGAGGAGCCGTAAGTGCCCACCGATGGAAAATGACCTTTTATTTTATCGTAATGCTCACACTTTAAAATAAAACTGGCGTGATTGAATCTCCTTTTACCTCCTACTTCCAGGGAGAAGAAAAGAAGGCGAATCGAGGACCTGACTGATAAGTTAGTGCCGAATACTAAATAGAGGTCTCTTGACTGGCAGCAGGTTTGCGTTGCGCTCCAAGCAGCGACTGCTGGGCCAGACAATgtgaaaatgtttttttgtttttttttgttttgctccaGGAACCGACTATTAACCTTTTAATCGTCCGGATGTTTCTTTTTACATTCAAACATATAACAGGTTATGCCATTAAATAGAACGTATATAATAGAGAACGCATATAATATAGAATGTATATATTAAACAGTGGTGCAAAAATTAAACGTTATACATTGACCATGCGTCACTGCCCCTTGCATGAAATAGCGAGACGTTACAAAGGATCATTCTGCAGTTCATTTGAACAGCAGGTGAAATGCAGAATTATAATATGTATGTGGTCATGATTTAGTGGTTGGAAAGTTTATTAGTACGTATTTGATTAATCCACTCAGCTATTAACGATATTTAACAACTGGGCAAACACTGTACCTAATCGTGAACAGTAAAAAGAAATATATGCTGGCTTTGGCTGACCCAACTTTATAGTCATAAGGAGCTGCCCTTTCTTAAGATCTGTCATAAAGAGCTTAAGAAAAGGCATGGATTCTTTTCTTTTGACTGATCACCTATTAGGTGGAGTTGCAGCAATGTTTGCTTTTACTATGGCTTAGCTTTAGCAATGCTTTGCAGATTGATGGGCAACAGAGCATTGTCTGTGTTGTATGCAGAATGGCCGTAGATGGAGGACACACAGAGAGTGCTTGTGACTGGAATGGCCGGTGGAACCATGTAAAGAAGTTCTTAGAGAGACCTGGCCCATTCACTCATCCTGACTTTGAACCAAGCACTGAGGTATCAAAGAATAACTCACGTGGATTAGAAATCTAAACTATTCATATAATATACCACATTAGTCCTCTgtattgtagggttttttttgtacATGTGAAGCTATACTGACATGTCCAATTGAATGCCATTGATGCCATTTATCTTTCAGTCCCTTCAGTTTTTGTTGGATACATGCAAGATTCTGGTTATAGGAGCTGGAGGACTTGGATGTGAACTGCTCAAAAACCTGGTAAGTAGTTACATCTATCAAGCAGATTTTCTAAGTCTACTTCAATGGCAAAATTCTTCTTTCATTCTTTAACACATTTATTAACACTCAcagtatcaaagaaagttgaatctgttcatctggacacaacatttattgacagaaacgtttcatcaatctaagtgacctctaaagtctaaactgactgcaggtatccccaaccttataaacaatacagttgcataacgacggaAACTAAGAATCAGTTTCCTaagcaaataggtgtgaccattaatttacagttacaatagccatgtgtactattcgcagaggatttgggaatgtttgcaatcacagattGTAAGATGGCCACAGATTTAtgcttgactccctgttcaaacagcTTCCTGTGcccatcctcatctttgaaagagtggcctctggcctgtagatgggtgtagactgggagtcctggcctgatgcgttagctcttctgtggtgtgccatcctcttggccagcgtctgtctattttccccagtgtacaagtcacggcagtccatggcttgaggatgtgcacatccttgatggggaggaacactggtttgaattggaagtcaaagaggccatctatgtgaagagagaacaacCATCCCTTAACTGAGGGGGGTGGAgcttagagtacatctgtcgccatcttacaatgctgtgattgcaaacattcccaaattgtctgtgaatagtacacgtggccattgtaactctagttaatggtcacgcctagttgcatatgaaactgattgttggtttcagtcattatgcaactgtattgtttataagggggggatacctgcagtcagtttaaactaaagaggtcacttggatgagtgatgaaacatttctgtcaataaccgttgtggccagatgaactgatgcaactttctttgattttcttacctggattattaagcatgcataaaggcaACTTTCACAGTAGTTATTACTTGTGTCTTAATTTTATCTGGAGACGATTATAGTTTTAATGTGGTTTTCAAATGTTTTAGGCCCTGTCTGGGTTTCGCCTCATTCATGTGGTTGACATGGACACTATTGATGTGTCTAATCTCAACAGGCAATTCCTTTTCAGGTATGTTTATCTTTTTATGTTGTCATCTTCATGGCTTCATACCAGTTTACCATAATGACAGCTATatggggaaagaaaagaaaattacatgAACACACATTTAGTATGTTCTAATGGTAAGAATTTTTATACACATCCATTCAGGCCCAAAGATGTCGGACGACCAAAGGCAGAGGTGGCTGCCGACTTTATCAACGATCGTATCCCAGGATGTAAAGTTGTCCCGTATCCTTGgcaataattttttttcttttttttttttcttaccctAACCCACTAAATTGCTGCAGAATATTGTTGTATGCAGTGAATAGTGCAGACTGACGGTGGACACATTTTGTAAAGTATGCAagtcagtgtgtttgtttgttcttaACAACATCCATAGACACTTTAACAAGATCCAAGACTTTGATGAGACTTTCTACAGACGTAAGATTTATTTTAAGATTCACGCGCAGTCTTTGCTGACCAAGAAACAACACAAAGATTGCCGTAGTTTAAAATATGTTGTTTTTCCTCCTTAGAATTCCATATCATTGTGTGTGGACTGGATTCCATTATTGCCAGACGCTGGATGAATGGAATGCTGGTAAAGATTTCCTAGAAACAAAATGCGCCTCAGTGTCTTCTCTCTGTACTGTATAAATACCAAGGT
It encodes:
- the LOC130107446 gene encoding PRA1 family protein 3-like translates to MAKMELAPFRPWDDFFPGADRFAKPDFADLTKWNNRVISNLLYYQTNYFAVAIVVFLIVGFLNPIGMFLGGAVVTLVFMGSVWAGENKAVIKNFKKKNPTLFVIGVMGTSYFLLSLCGGVMVFIFGITFPLLLILVHASLRLRNVKNRLENKIEGVGLKRSPMGVILDLLDQQEEKINKIQDFIEGKLKE